The Anabaena sp. WA102 genome contains a region encoding:
- a CDS encoding effector-associated domain EAD1-containing protein — protein MNLSGTELKKLVNAIISAYPTQEDLAMMVQFELAENLEAIAGGGNLTQLVFNLVTKWAIPRGKISRLIIAAYETNPGNPELKEFYESMVIKKRFIVDSAIKKPDFGPDINWRGETDEIQLQSWLQPQPDYWDVGFLKGAIAQSSSVCRIEILYRNIMGTGVLITPNKVLTNYHVLKYSEEDNLENNALNAILKFGCLTSDNGVETQGKSFQLDRENPILCSSKTEDLDYVLLQVESKITQATDIKPARWDGQKLPMEKMGISVLQHPEGDSMKLSVSQDGITGVYQNSGLVQYVNKTAVGSSGSPCFDENWYLVALHHAQKSKTFGSIREGILFAAIYQEIKHFLN, from the coding sequence ATGAATCTATCTGGTACTGAGTTAAAAAAATTAGTGAATGCCATCATTAGTGCTTATCCCACTCAAGAGGATTTAGCAATGATGGTTCAGTTTGAATTAGCAGAAAATTTAGAGGCGATCGCTGGAGGTGGCAATCTCACCCAGTTAGTATTTAATCTAGTGACAAAATGGGCAATTCCTAGAGGCAAAATCTCGCGTCTAATTATAGCAGCTTATGAAACTAATCCGGGTAATCCTGAACTCAAAGAATTTTATGAGTCTATGGTTATCAAGAAAAGGTTTATTGTAGATTCTGCCATCAAGAAACCAGACTTTGGACCCGATATTAACTGGCGTGGAGAAACCGATGAAATTCAACTCCAAAGTTGGCTACAACCTCAACCAGATTATTGGGATGTGGGATTTTTAAAAGGAGCGATCGCCCAATCATCTTCAGTTTGTCGTATTGAAATTCTCTATCGTAACATCATGGGAACAGGAGTTTTAATTACTCCTAATAAAGTCTTAACTAATTATCATGTTTTAAAATATAGTGAAGAAGATAACCTAGAAAATAATGCTTTAAATGCCATTTTAAAATTTGGCTGCTTAACTTCAGATAATGGAGTAGAAACCCAAGGTAAATCTTTTCAATTAGATAGAGAAAACCCAATCTTATGCTCTAGTAAAACAGAAGATTTAGATTATGTTTTATTACAAGTAGAATCGAAAATTACTCAAGCAACAGACATTAAACCTGCTCGTTGGGATGGTCAAAAATTACCTATGGAAAAGATGGGAATCAGTGTCCTACAACATCCTGAAGGAGACTCAATGAAATTATCAGTTAGTCAAGATGGTATTACCGGAGTTTATCAAAATAGCGGTTTAGTTCAATATGTGAATAAAACGGCCGTAGGATCAAGTGGTTCACCTTGTTTTGATGAAAATTGGTATTTAGTAGCCTTACATCATGCCCAAAAATCGAAAACTTTTGGCTCAATTAGAGAGGGCATTTTATTTGCTGCTATTTATCAAGAAATTAAACATTTTTTAAATTAA
- a CDS encoding site-specific integrase, translating to MKEQLLWELEQVNLRLKSAKTRVTIRESNGCLQLRATLPIKPGDEDTRGTGRKQYNITLNIPANFDGLKTAEEEAYELGKLIARKSFIWNDKYLGNETIKKELITIGELLARFEEEYFKTHKRTNKSEHTFFYYFSRIKRYTNADDLAIGEVLINAIDKIDKEWAKYNAVRAISVFCQLFKIEINLTNYSKVPESNSRNVPTDKDIVTGFYKFDEYLNNRGKQVNQDVKDSWQLWRWTYGMLAVFGLRPRELFVNPHIDWWLSDENLDLTWKVDKNCKTGEREALPLYKEWIDEFDLRNPKYLEMLAIAISKKDQNNHAEITALIQRVSWWFRKIGLDFKPYDLRHGWAIRAHILGVPIKAAADNLGHSVQIHTKTYQRWFSLDMRKLAINQALSKRNEVELIKDENTGLKMENERLKIEVEKLRMEMVYKRS from the coding sequence ATGAAAGAACAGCTACTATGGGAATTGGAACAGGTAAATCTGCGTTTGAAGTCTGCAAAAACCAGAGTAACAATTCGGGAATCAAACGGATGTCTGCAATTACGGGCAACTTTACCCATTAAACCGGGAGATGAGGATACAAGGGGAACGGGAAGAAAACAATACAATATCACTTTGAATATTCCTGCTAACTTTGATGGACTGAAAACTGCTGAAGAGGAAGCTTATGAATTAGGAAAGTTAATTGCTAGAAAAAGTTTTATTTGGAATGATAAATATTTGGGAAATGAGACAATTAAAAAGGAGTTAATAACTATTGGTGAGTTATTGGCAAGGTTTGAGGAGGAATATTTTAAAACCCATAAACGCACGAATAAAAGTGAACATACTTTTTTCTATTATTTTTCTCGAATTAAGCGTTATACAAATGCTGATGATTTGGCAATTGGGGAAGTTTTGATTAATGCGATTGATAAGATAGATAAGGAATGGGCTAAATATAATGCGGTGAGGGCTATTTCTGTATTTTGCCAACTTTTTAAAATAGAGATTAATTTAACTAATTATTCTAAAGTTCCTGAAAGTAATTCCCGCAATGTTCCTACAGATAAGGACATAGTTACGGGATTTTACAAGTTTGATGAATATCTAAATAATCGAGGTAAACAAGTTAATCAAGATGTGAAAGATAGTTGGCAACTTTGGCGTTGGACTTATGGAATGTTGGCGGTTTTTGGTTTACGTCCCAGAGAACTTTTTGTTAATCCTCATATTGATTGGTGGTTAAGTGATGAAAATCTAGATTTAACTTGGAAGGTTGATAAAAATTGTAAAACTGGTGAAAGAGAAGCCTTGCCTTTATATAAAGAATGGATTGATGAATTTGATTTAAGAAATCCTAAATATTTGGAAATGTTGGCGATCGCAATTAGTAAAAAAGACCAAAATAATCATGCAGAAATCACGGCTTTAATCCAAAGGGTGAGTTGGTGGTTTAGAAAAATTGGATTAGATTTTAAACCCTATGATTTACGTCATGGTTGGGCAATTCGAGCGCATATTTTGGGAGTTCCTATTAAGGCTGCGGCGGATAATTTGGGTCATAGTGTGCAGATTCATACGAAAACTTATCAACGTTGGTTTTCTTTAGATATGCGGAAGTTGGCAATTAATCAGGCTTTGAGTAAACGGAATGAGGTGGAGTTGATTAAGGATGAAAATACAGGGTTGAAAATGGAGAATGAACGGTTGAAGATTGAGGTGGAGAAGTTGAGGATGGAAATGGTTTATAAACGGAGTTAA
- a CDS encoding metallophosphoesterase — translation MKTILNSQHPLILKLAASILVFLSVFVTGINSESLAAAEKVTFAAYGDIPYFAKLADGRTDEQVLIQDIAPKFRQREDISFVIHLGDLGRPQDTCYDTWLEKNKTFWKTDIVKPVFFTPGDNDWTDCDREGLTVRKSELERLDAIRKVFFSKPKTLNPEWRYEEQATLPENETWWYKGVRFVTQHIVSTDNGRTEILLDDPIKVNQLVDERDKENAIWLNHAFEMAKDSDTSAVVVATQLDPFAPDGSTNDVFSRCLNNHAYKGFCEQLQTLAANLDKPVLLVHGDTNAYCYDQPFPVGKTPKLWRLNAPGDFKVIDASLISFDPSNSSKPFEVTGLLSGKEPPQICDYSR, via the coding sequence ATGAAAACAATCTTAAATTCTCAGCATCCCCTGATACTTAAGTTGGCTGCAAGTATTTTGGTATTTTTATCAGTTTTCGTAACTGGTATAAATTCTGAAAGTTTGGCCGCTGCTGAAAAAGTAACTTTTGCAGCCTATGGTGATATACCTTATTTCGCAAAGTTAGCAGATGGTAGAACTGATGAGCAAGTTTTGATCCAAGATATTGCGCCTAAATTCCGCCAACGTGAAGATATATCCTTTGTGATTCATTTGGGTGATCTTGGTCGTCCCCAGGATACTTGTTATGATACTTGGTTGGAGAAGAATAAGACATTTTGGAAAACCGATATAGTTAAACCTGTGTTTTTTACACCAGGAGATAATGATTGGACTGATTGCGATCGGGAAGGTCTAACTGTTAGAAAATCAGAGTTGGAAAGACTAGACGCAATTAGAAAGGTGTTCTTTAGTAAACCTAAAACCCTCAATCCTGAATGGCGATATGAAGAACAAGCCACTTTACCTGAAAATGAAACTTGGTGGTATAAAGGTGTCCGTTTTGTAACACAACATATCGTCAGCACTGATAATGGACGCACTGAGATACTTCTTGATGATCCTATCAAAGTTAATCAATTAGTTGATGAACGGGATAAAGAGAATGCTATTTGGCTTAATCATGCTTTTGAAATGGCAAAAGATAGCGATACATCGGCTGTAGTTGTAGCGACTCAATTAGATCCTTTTGCTCCTGATGGCAGCACGAATGATGTTTTCAGCAGATGTTTAAATAATCATGCGTATAAAGGATTCTGTGAACAATTGCAGACATTGGCGGCAAATTTAGATAAACCAGTGTTATTGGTTCACGGTGATACTAATGCTTACTGTTATGATCAACCCTTTCCTGTAGGTAAAACTCCGAAATTATGGCGCTTGAATGCACCTGGTGATTTTAAAGTGATTGATGCTTCTTTAATCTCTTTTGATCCTAGCAATTCTAGCAAACCTTTTGAAGTTACCGGACTGTTATCAGGTAAAGAACCTCCTCAAATCTGTGATTACAGTAGATAA
- a CDS encoding type II toxin-antitoxin system HicB family antitoxin, producing the protein MINQEYYFCEVWYNWSMKNYLNHLAEKMLSLEYYLSLKYPMSIYPEEDGGYTVMIPDLPGCMIQGDNLEEAIENINEARELWIETVYCSGKQQIPLPSKLISIINS; encoded by the coding sequence TTGATTAACCAAGAATATTATTTTTGTGAGGTGTGGTATAACTGGTCAATGAAGAATTATCTCAACCACCTAGCCGAAAAAATGCTATCTTTAGAATATTATTTGTCTTTAAAATATCCCATGTCTATTTATCCAGAAGAGGACGGAGGATATACAGTGATGATTCCTGACTTACCAGGTTGTATGATTCAGGGAGACAATTTAGAAGAAGCAATAGAAAATATTAATGAAGCGCGAGAGTTATGGATAGAAACTGTTTATTGTAGTGGTAAACAACAAATTCCTTTACCTTCTAAACTAATTTCTATAATTAATTCGTGA
- a CDS encoding TerB family tellurite resistance protein, with protein sequence MINQQNTSNKVIQERQNKVSEKIIASFDIVAQDRSNYFTKNPYQDQRPSIESANSIVNGYAKRNGGISVAANLVPAGPLGILAVAPEIITVMRNQIAMIYDVGVAYDKQQYLNKELLAGVLISSLGTGLITPGINAVANRVIIAQGSKIITRKLTPSIFKRIVHQLTGNVVNSATKSIVSKYLPGVGATAMGLWSAYSTKQVGNKAIQIFEKEIEILDETESLNECSIEYTDNLFPTSDIEANNITGERLELLKIKTLINLMKVDGSVEPQEKEYLKTIITNANLTSAEIQEIKNLLSSQRIEVDYSLIAKYPDDALGLLIDLIALAKRDGDFHITEKMYIKQVGKLMGFSEVDVAELMLAY encoded by the coding sequence ATGATCAACCAACAAAATACCAGTAATAAAGTTATTCAAGAACGACAAAACAAAGTTAGTGAAAAAATCATCGCTTCATTTGATATAGTTGCACAAGATAGAAGTAATTATTTTACTAAAAATCCTTATCAAGATCAAAGACCTTCCATAGAATCAGCTAATTCAATTGTTAATGGTTATGCAAAACGGAATGGAGGGATATCAGTAGCAGCTAATTTAGTACCAGCAGGTCCATTGGGAATATTAGCAGTTGCTCCAGAAATTATCACAGTCATGCGAAACCAAATTGCCATGATTTATGATGTGGGTGTAGCTTATGATAAGCAGCAATATTTAAACAAGGAACTATTAGCTGGTGTCTTGATTTCTTCATTGGGTACAGGATTAATTACCCCCGGCATCAATGCAGTAGCAAATAGAGTTATTATTGCTCAAGGTAGTAAAATTATCACTAGAAAATTAACCCCGTCCATATTTAAACGTATAGTTCATCAATTGACAGGAAATGTAGTCAACAGTGCAACGAAATCAATTGTTAGTAAATATTTACCTGGAGTTGGTGCTACTGCTATGGGTTTATGGTCAGCCTATTCAACTAAACAAGTAGGTAATAAGGCTATTCAAATATTTGAAAAAGAAATTGAGATATTAGATGAGACTGAATCATTAAATGAATGTAGCATTGAATATACTGATAATCTTTTTCCTACATCTGACATAGAAGCAAATAATATAACAGGAGAAAGACTAGAATTATTAAAGATTAAAACCCTGATTAATTTAATGAAAGTTGATGGTAGTGTTGAGCCTCAAGAAAAAGAATATCTCAAGACGATTATTACCAATGCTAATTTAACATCGGCAGAAATTCAGGAAATCAAAAATTTATTATCCTCTCAGAGAATAGAAGTAGATTATTCATTAATAGCTAAATATCCCGATGATGCTTTAGGTTTATTAATTGATTTGATCGCACTTGCAAAGCGTGATGGAGATTTTCACATAACGGAAAAAATGTACATTAAGCAAGTGGGAAAGTTAATGGGATTTTCTGAGGTAGATGTTGCAGAACTGATGTTAGCTTATTAA
- a CDS encoding AAA family ATPase: MLEKLILHNFKSHKSTELNFDSSRLHGLVGKNSAGKTSVLQALHNLSKLVNSKLFITTFINENSPQFLTKIGEKYMSLTASGFWKDPNQDIWEISYSWKQDNSKRWIPKTSWKICENEDSFEKETYITYPHIFREYLPPIVYLKLVANNLAKPAYSDEVTPRVEFDGSGLAPTLDFLRDEAPDKFQLIEEKLTRIVPNVRKVGIKRAKVPVIRQRLIEVNGKPISYEETQEMTEQEIVLDMNTGERIPAHAISDGTMLTLGLLTVLMNPNQPNLVLLDDVEQGLHPQAQRELMTVFKEIIAENPNLQIIFSTHSPYIIDALAPSQVHILNNSKSGFTVSKRLDEYPDVEWAKETLTTGEFWDAEGEDCVVEGEVSD, from the coding sequence ATGCTAGAAAAACTAATTCTTCATAATTTCAAAAGCCATAAATCTACAGAACTCAATTTCGATAGTTCCCGATTACATGGACTCGTAGGAAAAAATAGTGCAGGTAAAACAAGTGTGTTACAAGCATTGCATAATCTAAGTAAACTTGTCAATTCTAAATTATTCATAACAACATTTATAAATGAAAATTCACCTCAATTTCTTACAAAAATTGGGGAAAAATATATGTCTTTGACTGCAAGTGGTTTTTGGAAAGATCCAAATCAAGATATTTGGGAAATCTCCTATAGCTGGAAGCAGGATAATAGTAAACGTTGGATTCCAAAAACATCATGGAAAATATGTGAAAATGAAGATAGTTTTGAAAAAGAAACATACATTACATACCCTCATATATTTCGTGAATATTTACCACCTATTGTTTACCTAAAATTAGTGGCCAACAATCTTGCAAAACCAGCTTACAGTGATGAAGTCACACCAAGAGTTGAATTTGACGGATCAGGATTAGCACCTACCTTAGATTTTCTCCGTGATGAAGCCCCAGATAAATTTCAATTAATAGAAGAAAAGCTGACTCGAATTGTCCCAAATGTCCGCAAAGTTGGCATAAAACGAGCAAAAGTTCCAGTCATTCGTCAGCGATTAATCGAAGTTAACGGTAAACCTATTTCCTATGAAGAAACTCAGGAAATGACAGAACAAGAAATTGTGCTAGATATGAATACAGGTGAACGTATTCCAGCCCATGCAATTAGCGATGGAACAATGTTAACGTTAGGATTATTAACTGTATTAATGAATCCTAATCAACCTAATTTAGTTTTATTAGATGATGTGGAACAGGGACTTCATCCTCAAGCACAACGTGAGTTAATGACAGTTTTCAAAGAAATCATTGCCGAAAATCCCAACCTGCAAATTATTTTTTCTACTCATTCCCCTTATATTATTGATGCACTTGCTCCTTCTCAAGTCCACATATTAAATAATAGTAAATCAGGTTTCACAGTTTCCAAACGTTTAGATGAATATCCTGATGTAGAATGGGCAAAAGAAACCTTAACAACAGGTGAATTTTGGGATGCTGAAGGTGAAGATTGCGTGGTAGAAGGAGAAGTCAGTGATTGA
- a CDS encoding SDR family NAD(P)-dependent oxidoreductase, producing the protein MMMKNEKWNTENILSQKGRIVIVTGSSSGIGYETARVLANKQASVIIAVRNLDKGNKALAKIIQQNKDADVRVMELDLANLASVKNFAENFQKNYSRLDLLINNAGVMIPPYSKTKDGFELQFGTNHLGHFALTGQLLKLLISTQGSRIVNVSSGAHNFGKLDFDDLNWEKRNYAQWTAYGDSKLANLYFTYELDRKLKEQGINTLVTASHPGWTATELQRTAGDVMKYLNGIFAQDITMGALPTLRAAIEEGLKGTEYFGPNGFMEISGYPVKVESNQLSKDRAIAQKLWVVSEQLTGVKFELNKKA; encoded by the coding sequence ATGATGATGAAAAATGAAAAATGGAACACAGAAAATATTCTCAGTCAAAAAGGCAGAATAGTAATTGTCACAGGTTCAAGTAGCGGTATCGGTTATGAAACGGCGCGGGTTTTAGCTAATAAACAAGCATCGGTGATCATTGCGGTTCGTAATTTGGATAAAGGAAATAAGGCGTTGGCGAAAATTATTCAACAGAATAAAGATGCTGATGTTCGGGTAATGGAACTTGATTTGGCGAATTTAGCATCGGTTAAAAATTTCGCAGAAAACTTTCAGAAAAATTATTCACGTTTGGATTTATTGATTAATAATGCGGGTGTGATGATTCCGCCGTATTCAAAAACAAAAGATGGTTTTGAATTACAATTTGGAACTAATCATCTCGGACATTTTGCTTTGACGGGACAACTTTTAAAACTTTTGATTAGCACGCAAGGTTCACGAATTGTCAATGTTTCCAGCGGCGCACATAATTTTGGCAAACTAGATTTCGATGATTTGAATTGGGAAAAGAGAAATTATGCCCAATGGACGGCTTACGGTGATAGCAAACTTGCTAATCTTTATTTTACCTACGAACTCGACCGGAAACTAAAAGAGCAAGGGATAAACACCCTTGTAACTGCTTCACATCCGGGTTGGACTGCAACTGAATTGCAGAGAACGGCGGGTGATGTGATGAAATATCTCAATGGTATCTTTGCTCAAGATATCACAATGGGCGCATTACCAACTCTGCGGGCGGCAATTGAAGAAGGTTTGAAAGGGACGGAATATTTCGGTCCCAATGGATTTATGGAGATAAGTGGCTATCCAGTCAAGGTGGAATCAAATCAGTTATCCAAAGATCGAGCGATCGCTCAAAAACTATGGGTTGTATCAGAACAACTCACCGGCGTGAAATTTGAATTGAATAAAAAGGCATAA
- a CDS encoding Uma2 family endonuclease: MIAIPQQPQKMTIEEYLAWELDQDIRYEYINGEVFAMTGGTIPHNDLALNLYRNLYPHLRPRGCRVNVSDVKVQVTPKSPYFYPDLIVSCHPDDLNARKFIQNPKLIVEVLSPGTSNKDRGEKFRYYLTMPSLQEYILIDSEKISVERYCRGEGRMWLYYPYTTGDIITLSSIEFEFPIEILYDGVGLEIET, encoded by the coding sequence ATGATAGCCATTCCTCAACAACCGCAAAAAATGACCATTGAAGAATATCTTGCATGGGAACTTGACCAGGATATTCGCTATGAATATATCAATGGCGAAGTCTTTGCCATGACTGGTGGTACAATTCCCCATAATGATCTTGCTCTCAATCTTTACAGAAACCTATATCCACATCTGCGTCCTAGAGGTTGTCGAGTCAATGTATCAGATGTGAAAGTGCAAGTTACCCCTAAAAGCCCATACTTCTATCCTGATCTTATCGTTAGTTGTCACCCTGATGACCTTAATGCCCGCAAATTTATTCAAAACCCTAAATTGATTGTTGAAGTTCTTTCTCCTGGTACAAGTAATAAAGATAGAGGAGAAAAATTCAGATATTATTTAACAATGCCTAGTTTACAAGAATACATCTTGATTGATTCCGAAAAAATATCTGTTGAACGTTACTGTCGAGGAGAAGGAAGAATGTGGCTTTACTATCCCTACACTACTGGAGACATCATCACTTTATCAAGTATTGAATTTGAATTTCCCATAGAAATACTTTATGATGGTGTAGGATTGGAAATAGAAACGTAA